From Alienimonas californiensis, a single genomic window includes:
- a CDS encoding endonuclease/exonuclease/phosphatase family protein, with protein sequence MFSRNVALVLVLVLFAACGCRPKPEADSPAVPEEFPSDPNRFPGHPDGFGPDPSAPAASVPTDRSADGDVVVATWNSGPLFSVADVQARTDDFAALAADVRPDVLLLDEVTSLAVARTVAEALGLPTGPEHVVVSDFNPNDEAQYSSLEVAILSRLPLANAVVFDRGPEGGARSG encoded by the coding sequence GTGTTCTCCCGCAACGTCGCCCTCGTTCTCGTTCTCGTTCTGTTCGCGGCGTGCGGCTGTCGGCCGAAGCCCGAGGCGGACTCGCCGGCGGTCCCCGAGGAGTTCCCCTCCGACCCGAACCGCTTCCCCGGCCACCCCGACGGCTTCGGGCCGGATCCGTCGGCGCCCGCAGCGTCCGTCCCGACCGACCGATCCGCCGACGGCGACGTGGTGGTGGCGACCTGGAACAGCGGCCCCCTGTTCTCCGTCGCCGACGTCCAAGCTCGGACCGACGACTTCGCCGCCCTCGCCGCCGACGTGCGGCCGGACGTGCTGCTGTTGGACGAAGTCACTTCGCTGGCGGTCGCCCGAACGGTCGCCGAGGCGCTGGGCCTGCCGACCGGCCCAGAGCACGTGGTGGTGAGCGACTTCAATCCGAACGACGAGGCCCAATACAGCAGCCTGGAGGTGGCGATTCTCTCCCGCCTCCCGCTGGCGAACGCGGTGGTGTTCGACCGCGGCCCTGAGGGCGGCGCCCGGTCCGGCTAG
- a CDS encoding DNA polymerase: MGRLLTAGALTGRTEIDVAVGSQRTTFREWTPGDDPFAETFAFDSETTRIRDDLPERVPDYVLGVASDGDRGVFVSRKNLPAFWAAHAHCAWAFHHAAFDLAVVQKALGVRGDVYALVEDGRAWDTLILAKQLGLATRGTTGGAFSLDACAAEFLRVDLPKTVTDAAGNDVRTGFGRFLNKPVAAIPPDYLRYAAGDAVATWLLFGVLKARIRAVRKDRRETFGETGDDRLAAAWREYGPLTHHTQLKSTVMCDVMRRTGLGVDADRAAAARDELGDRIDQIRAELAGATFGDPPVPFVVEGPGSGASLQALLSDVHARRPDLPKPKTDSGAWAADESALTALADEEPVLATLLELKRLVKLRNTYFVPLSTSGGQVHAQFRPLLNTGRMSCSKPNLQNLPRAADGLPSVRACLVPKPGHVLLAVDYAQIELCVLAAVLQDQLRLGGSLAALVDDPDVDLHKRIAATVLNKTDGEVEPHERQSAKAVSFGRPGGMGAASLQRQAKEAYGVDLTDEEVQARIDAYEALVPELKRYLTDAADVGQRLAARLNLTPAAYAASKGDYDNDDGPAGWLGGMLLKVLRVPKPVTRSGRPYAPEELSYLWDAAFSLAGDLGAERTQQMRTRKSSKKLASSVERLVGRNACTLTGRFRSNCLFTESRNTLFQGVAADGLILALWDLWRAGYRPVLAIHDEIVLEVAEKDLTKALVDDVTARMEAAMGRVIPGVKVTAEPTALRSLDKANEAELPRE, translated from the coding sequence ATGGGCAGGCTCCTCACCGCCGGCGCGCTGACCGGCCGGACCGAAATCGACGTCGCGGTCGGCTCGCAGCGGACGACGTTCCGCGAATGGACACCGGGCGACGATCCGTTTGCCGAGACGTTCGCGTTCGATTCCGAGACCACGCGGATCCGCGACGACCTGCCCGAGCGGGTGCCGGACTACGTGCTCGGCGTCGCCAGCGACGGCGACCGCGGCGTGTTCGTCTCCCGGAAGAACCTGCCGGCGTTCTGGGCGGCGCATGCGCACTGCGCCTGGGCGTTCCACCACGCCGCCTTCGACCTCGCCGTCGTCCAGAAGGCGCTGGGCGTGCGGGGCGACGTGTATGCGCTCGTCGAGGACGGCCGGGCGTGGGACACCCTGATCCTCGCCAAGCAGCTGGGCTTGGCCACGCGGGGCACGACGGGCGGGGCGTTCTCGCTCGACGCCTGCGCCGCGGAGTTCCTCCGCGTCGACCTCCCGAAGACCGTGACCGACGCCGCCGGCAACGACGTCCGCACCGGGTTCGGCCGGTTCCTCAACAAACCGGTCGCCGCGATCCCGCCCGACTACCTGCGGTACGCCGCCGGCGACGCGGTCGCGACCTGGCTGCTGTTCGGCGTCCTGAAGGCCCGCATACGGGCCGTGCGGAAGGACCGGCGGGAAACGTTCGGCGAGACCGGCGACGACCGCCTCGCGGCCGCCTGGCGCGAATACGGCCCGCTCACCCACCACACCCAGCTGAAGAGCACCGTGATGTGCGACGTGATGCGCCGCACCGGGCTGGGCGTGGACGCCGATCGCGCCGCCGCGGCGCGGGACGAACTCGGCGACCGCATCGACCAGATCCGCGCCGAACTCGCCGGGGCGACGTTCGGCGATCCGCCGGTCCCGTTCGTGGTGGAGGGACCGGGCAGCGGGGCGTCGCTGCAGGCCCTCCTGAGCGACGTGCACGCCCGCCGGCCGGACCTGCCGAAGCCGAAGACCGACTCCGGCGCGTGGGCGGCGGACGAGTCCGCGCTGACGGCGTTGGCGGACGAGGAGCCGGTCTTGGCGACGCTGCTGGAATTGAAGCGGCTCGTGAAATTGCGGAACACCTACTTCGTCCCCCTGTCGACCTCGGGCGGGCAGGTGCACGCCCAGTTCCGGCCGCTCCTGAACACCGGGCGGATGAGCTGCTCGAAGCCGAACCTGCAGAACCTCCCCCGCGCCGCGGACGGGTTGCCGTCGGTACGAGCCTGTTTGGTCCCGAAACCCGGACACGTGCTCTTGGCCGTCGACTACGCCCAGATCGAGTTGTGCGTGCTAGCGGCGGTTCTGCAGGACCAGCTGCGGCTCGGCGGATCGCTGGCGGCGCTGGTGGACGACCCCGACGTCGACCTGCACAAGCGGATCGCCGCGACCGTGTTGAACAAAACGGACGGCGAGGTCGAGCCCCACGAGCGGCAGAGCGCCAAAGCCGTCAGCTTCGGCCGCCCCGGCGGGATGGGGGCGGCGTCGCTGCAACGACAGGCGAAGGAGGCCTACGGCGTGGATCTGACCGACGAGGAGGTCCAGGCGCGGATCGACGCCTACGAGGCGCTGGTGCCGGAACTGAAGCGGTACCTGACGGACGCGGCCGACGTCGGGCAGCGGCTCGCGGCGCGGTTGAACCTCACTCCCGCCGCCTACGCCGCGTCGAAGGGAGATTACGACAACGACGACGGTCCCGCCGGTTGGCTCGGCGGGATGCTGTTGAAGGTCTTGCGCGTCCCGAAGCCCGTGACGCGATCGGGTCGACCGTACGCGCCGGAGGAGCTGTCGTACCTGTGGGACGCCGCCTTCTCGCTGGCCGGCGACCTTGGGGCGGAACGCACCCAGCAAATGCGGACGCGGAAATCCTCGAAGAAACTCGCGAGCTCCGTCGAGCGTTTGGTCGGCCGGAACGCCTGCACCCTCACCGGCCGGTTCCGCTCCAACTGCCTGTTCACCGAGAGCCGCAACACGCTCTTCCAGGGCGTCGCCGCCGACGGCCTGATCCTCGCCCTGTGGGACCTCTGGCGGGCCGGCTACAGGCCCGTGCTGGCGATCCACGACGAGATCGTCCTGGAGGTGGCGGAGAAGGACCTGACGAAGGCGCTGGTCGACGACGTGACGGCGCGGATGGAGGCGGCGATGGGGCGGGTGATCCCGGGCGTGAAGGTGACAGCGGAGCCGACGGCATTGCGGTCGCTCGATAAGGCCAACGAGGCGGAACTGCCGCGGGAGTGA